The DNA window tataaaggTGTGCCTTTATACCTACCTCATGCACCTTCCTTGCTACTCGAACGCCCTGTTTGACCAACTCTGTGATGCCCAGAGTGGCCTCCTCCTGGTTAACATTCGGATCCAAGTAGAGCAGATACTTTTCGATCACTTTCCGGACGTAGTGCAGATAGGCTGTCATTCCCGTGCTGGTCTGCTTGGctgcctcctcctcctcgctcTCCCGGTCCTCCTCGCTGTCGTCCTCATCATCGCTGTTCTGCATAAAAATGGTCTTGCGATGGATCTTACGGAGCATTTTGTGGGAGTCGTCGTTGTTGCTAAAAGTTATTCAAGTTACTTTATAAATCGAACTTATTCATAAGCCATTATTGTTACTCACAAGGGAAACGCCGAATCAGTCTCTGGAGTTCCCAGGGCAATGCGGTTGATGGTGCGGTTGAAAGGGTCCGGAAAGACATCGAATCCTATGATGAGGTCCATGGTGAGGTGTTGCTTAATGGAAACAATGGTCTGCAGCCAGTTGTATTTGACATTGGCTGCCTCTGTGGCATATTTGGAACCAGTTCCCAGGGTTAGATTCAAGGCAGAGGGCAGAACGGGTAGTCCAAAACGCAGCAGATAGTTAATCAGCGGCTCCAAATCCCGCTTGTCCAGCAACTTGGTATCCATGCAAGCTCTGTACATAGTTTTGGCCTTTCCCACAGCTTCCGGTTCCGATTTGGTGATATTCGAGCGGAGGAACTCGCGGACCACCCGCATTATGTGCGCCTGACGCTCCCGGAACCAATCGTTCGAGGTCACCGAATCCGGACGCGGATGCTCGTTGGCCCACCTGCCGCAGGTGAATTGGTAAAAGTCCTCGCAGGGATCAGTCTGCTCGTCCATCGCATAGATGAGGCTGGCCGCTGTGCGGATGCACTCCTTGCTACGGCAAATCGAGCTGGATTTCTTAACTGGGATATAGCATAAGAGtgacttttatttttatttgtactaATAGTATTTAATAATACGTACGGCCTAGGCTTACGACTATGATTGCTATCAGCAGAATGACTACAAGGGCCAGCAGTCCGCCAAGCACCACTTTGTGGTAATAACTCCGACGAAACCTTGGGACCATTAGAAGTTTAGCAAATGGTTAATAACTATGAGGGGAGACACTTACTTGGATTGTATGCCAATTAAGTTTGGGGGTATGGGCTcgtatggcagctgctttcCATTCGCACTCTCCGTGGCCGAATTCTGTCCATGTCCATTGGCAGTTGCGTTTCCATTGCCACTGCCATTGGCTCGAATCGGTGCCGAAAGAAGGCTGAGGTTACCTGTAATTGGGTTTCAACAATCTTTGATTACAATGCCCACACTGAGTACTAATTGGTCTCTGGCCAAGCTCAATTAGATTTGAGAAATGGATTTCAATCGATGGCAGATACACAAAGATACGTTTTATTAACACTAATTAGTCGAACGTTGTCAATTGTGTTTGTACCCCCAACACCCATACCGCTTTTCAATGTTCGTGTATACCCCGTTATCTTGATCTGGCGCATTTTGCTGTCTCTGTCGTCATAGGGCGGGTGATCCCATTCCTGGGGGTGTCCCTAATCGCCTGGCTAATGCATACACCTGTCACTGGCAACGTCCTGCGAATGCGGACCTGCATACACTCCAAGTCGAAGACAACAAGCGTTTGAAACTGGTGACAACGTCCGGTTCAACGGCCCCAAAACATTTCGCGTGTCCGGCAGCAGTTTAAcccattttaaaatattaaagccCATTAAGCCCCACGAACCGATCTCAAATTTGCATAGAAAATAGGGACAGTAAAGGCTTATCTGTTCAAACACCTAATCCCGGTCATTTACATGTTTGCACACTTTTAGAACGGAGGGTATTATAGCTTTTCGTCCTTTGTCAGATATAATCGTTAGGTAGCACataattgtaaaaaaaacaaaattccaaaataataaaaaaataacccATTACAAATGTTTCGTTCTCTATCCGTGCTGATGTTCAATACATCTCAAATAGAGACAAATCTCTTTGGCATGGCCGACGATGTGTACAATACCATTGAGATCTTCAAGGAGGCTGCCAGTTTCGAGGCCAGGATTGGTAGACCCTATAGAATGATTTCGAGCCTTATAGACTGCTTGGTCTTCATGGTGGTGGCTCTAATGGTGGTCGGTTTCATCATGCACGATCGCATTATGCTGTTCACAAAACTGGCTAGGATCAATCAGAGAATTAACCAAGAGGTGACGGTAAAATCAAAAAGGATTCGAAAGTCCAAAACATCCGATTCTCTCCCAGAAGAAGATGATACCGTTAATGCTGTGGATCAGTCAGAAGAGGACGGAATCAGCGTGGCAAATTCCGAATATGCAACAGATGACGATATCGCAACCCTTCAACCCATTGACGATGAGGATACGAGTAAAGCCGCAATGCTCGGAACTCCCAAATGGGCCTTTAAATGGCTAGCCACTATAAGAAACAAAAGTTTCGGATCGATTTACGATGGTTGGTTCCGGTAGATTGCATCTACGCGTCACACATTGTAAATCGGATTAGTCATTTTCTGAGTTCCATGACATACGGATTTGCGGTTGACGATTTAAATTGGTTATTAGGCAGATTCAAGTACCATAAATTAGCTTATTACACTCGATATGTATATGAACATCCACATACGTTTAAAAAACGAACATGACTCATTTAGTAACGAATGCATTTAGCAATAAAGGAAAATCCTAAAGTGAGTTAACAAATTTTTACAAGTAATCTAAAACAGATTTTTAGTTATACATTAAAACAAGACTGAAAGTCACCTTTTGCTAATTGGCTTTTTTAACTAGTAGTTGTTGCCAAGAATGCTGTTCCTAACATCACTGCACAAGATTtcgaaaatttaatttcaaggTGAATCTATCTTGTTGCAACGGGCAAAAGTTATTTCAAATAAAGTCCTTACTAACATATGTTCATATAATCTCTTAATTCCTACAACAAAAGGCACTTACCTGGTGTCTGCAGTCTCTGCAGGGGCaacggctgctgctgcagattgTCGCCAAAGAAGCCATGATTAATGTTGCCCGTGGTCCAGATGCGATTGCGATCCTCCATAGTCATGTCATGAGTCAGTCCAGTGGAAAGCCCCTGATTATTGCATATTGCGTGTGATTTTTCTGCTCTTTTAACGCAGTCTGCCGGTGATTTTCCTAGACACTTCGGGGCATATCAATGAGCCGCCGGGTGATGAGCCTTATCCGAATACACGTCACAGCGCCCACATGTTGCGCTGACGCAGGGAATAGTTGGCGACCAAGTGGAAACGGTTTATCGGTTTTATCGTTTGCTCATTAGCCGGAATGTTTGCCTTTTTTCACCGCTACTGCCAACAGTAGGCTGTTGCATAATTTGGCATTATGTGGGGCCGAAACGAGAGCTGGAGCTAGAACTCTGGAAAAATCGACTCGAAGTGGAGCCAGTGCAGCGGGTGACTGGTCTAAAGCAGCGACTACCGGCGTATTGGAGCCCAGGCGTCGTCAACAGAACGTATTTATACCAACGAGCCAGCAACCGAATAACAACAACAccgctggctggctgactggctggcaGTGGCAATTGTACTACCAACAAACAAATCAGGCAACCCCCATTAACTCCTTCGGCCCTGCAAATGTGCTGCGGCAATTACGTGCCACCAATGCGACCCACTAGCCCATCTCCATTCCCACCCAGAAACGCCGACACTGTCTGACTGTCCTGCATGTTGTCCATATCCTTGTTTATAGTTCCATTGTATCCATCAAGGCTGGGGTCGCTCCGTTTCGTGAAATGGTTTGTAGCTAATATACAGCATTACTTAACAAATGATTTAAAAGTAATTAGCAGCGATAATGCAGGCGTACTTAAAATACAAATGTGTAAACGCCGACTGTGATTATGTATTAAACGTGCACCTTTGTCGTGGAATCTGGCTAGTATTGCTAAGTGATTAGGGTACTAATCTGAGGTATGCAGCCTTCGGATACAAGTTCCAGTGTATTTCCACAGTGAATCAGAACAGAACACGAAGGGACGCCAAGTGACCACAATCCGCGCAACGGAGCCAGTGGCGTAATGAGGAAAAGTACATTACAAAGGGCAACCCAAACTCTACGAGTATACATGTATAAAATCGGCGGTCGGAGATATATGGATAGTTGCTAATTGATATGGACGCGGGTGTGTGTGGCTGTTGGGGAAGTGCATGATTGATGACCCTGGCCAATGCCCAATCGACCAGGGCACGACACTGGATTTGGCCAAACGGGAAAGGATACCTAATAATAGTAATTAAATTGCGGCACTTTGCCCGCCCACAACGAATCCACAAGCATTCGCATTGTTCGGCCTAACTTTGACATAGTTTATTGTTTGTGGGAATCGATAAATACTATTGATTTCCACATGTGCCAGCGCCAGCACCTCAAGACACATCGCGCATACGCCCCGCTGTCAGTTGGAAACTCCAGCGCCAGGAAGCCGAAGGCGATGCATGTTATCCTTTTGCCGGTGAAAGCCACCCCTTTGGGGGAATGTGTTTACACTCACTAGGGTGTAATTGGTTTGCGCAGCGGGGCGAACCGAATTATTGttaataagcaaataaattgtCCACCAGGTACTCGCTGATGGGTTCAAAGAACTTTACTTTGCTGGCATGTACTTGCATACATTTATAATACATTATCTTTTTTTAacatacatttttcaaatcgTTTTTTCTATCtgtcttttttttgtgttttgttttgtttgtattcTAGGACTAATTACTTGCATTTCTAGCTTAGGCATTAGACGAGgaagccaaaaattaatatatgaCACGAATGTGGTTACAGTGACTCGGCTTAAAGCTCTAAATTAATATGCACATTAGTCTATGTGTGGATTCAGCAGATTATAGAATAAATCAACGACCCCTGATCAGTTTGGCCTGCCATTCTGTGGTGGGTGAAACTTCATGCTGCAAAGAGAAGATATACAATTCATATATTTGGTCTAGTTAACAAGGAAATAATGTCACTGAAGCTGTGTATTTATTTAGCGTTGTAGTCTCAGTCTGAAAAGTTTGACTCTTCGAATCACAAGATACATTATtctttaattaaagtacaaTACTTGATAAAGCACAGTTCGAAAATCCGCATTCGAACCTATTTTCCAAACTACTGAATTGCAGATATTACACAATCTCATTCCGATGGATCGCGTCGTTGGCAATTTCGAGAACAAGTTTAAACATTTGGTGAAGGCTGAAAGCAAGGGAATGGCCCTGAAGCTGGTGGGATTCTACGCCGTCGGCTGGACCCTGCGCAAGTTGGTCAAGTGAAGCGTTCTCATGGGTTCATTGAAATCCTCTACTTATTGGTAGTCAGTCGTTTCTGTTCTGTAcctatttttcaaatttaatgtACGAATAAATCGTGGCCTCACCTCAATATCACATTGTCGCAGCCATCGACTGGAGAATCCCAATTTCCAGAATTAGCCAGTCTTCAACGCGCACTTGCAGCAGGAGGGGATCTTGAAGGAATGCTGCACCACGTCCACTTCGCCATCGCTCGTGATGCTGGCCAGGGTCTGCTGTGTGTAGTGCTGCTTGCAGATGGGATTGTAGCTCTGCGGAAAGTTGGCGGCGAAGTCACAGGGTTGGTCCGCTCCTCTGGAAGTGAAGGTTTGGCAATTAGCAAGGCTGATGGAATATATCATAGGTTCAATGTATAACTTACTCGCACTCCTCGATCTGGATGGCCTGTTTGTACTCATCGTTATTGACAATGAACTGCCAGGTGTCGTCCGCCCGCATGCCCTTCTTTGGGTACACCAGCTTCCTGATGCTCCTGCAAAGGAATCGCTCGTCTGAGCCACCAACGCGAGAGCTCACATCCGTGGGCTGAAGATCGTTGCTAAAGAACTTGGCAAAGTTGTTTTTCAGCTTCTGTGTGAGGCCTGAAAGGTCCGGGTAGTCGTCCACATTCGTGCAGAAGTTCCTAAGGTGTTGGCTTTCATCCTTGGCGCAGGGATTACGCTCCTTGGTGTCATTCCTCAGCGAACGCGGTGGGGATTGTGGTGGCCGATACTTGGCTATGGGGGAATCGGGGAAGACAAAGGCTAAAATTAGGCAAGCGCCAAAGGCAGTTGGCCAGTGAGTATGGGATCGATTTAGTAGTTAGTTGTAAGGCATGTTCGGGTATCGAATGTAACTGAGCTAATATACTTAGTACTTACTATCCGATGGATGTCGGGGGGGTGTCGGCTGTTCGGATTGCACCTCCGTGTCCGTCCTCTGCAAAGATACGAACGTATCGTTAAAGACCAGATTCAGCTTTCCATTCGGGGAGCGCTGCACTTTGAAGTACTGATCTGGTTGGATCAGGCTGTGATACTGATGGTAATGGCGGTTCGTTTCAGGTATCGGGGACTGATTCTGTTTCTGATTCTGTTTCTGGGGCAGATCGTCGTGCTGGGTGGGTATGGGCATGAAGGGTGCACTGTCCGCGGTCGTCTGTACGGGTAGAATTAACTCGCGTTAGTCTTTagccaaatggcaaaaaaGGAAGCACAAAGACAACACACAACCCAATAAGAAACCAAATGAGCAGTGAAATGGGGATGCAATATAGGGCGAAGAGTAGTTATAAGAAAGCAGCGCGTTTTCACATAAAACATGAATTTTACAAAGAAATCATGCATTTGCCTATGCATACACTTACATTAAAGAGGACAACTCCCTTATCATTGTTTACTGTAAAAATCTCTTTGATGATACCATCATATTCCTTGGGCTCGTACTGTAGCAAAAATGGCGAAATAAAAAGACAAGACAATGACTTTAGTCTCGGTTCAGAAGTTTTGACCACACCACAAACACAACAAGCTATTAAGGTATTAAGCATAACGATACAACTGGGTCAGTTTCGGGACACTCGGGGACACTGTGCTCACACCTGTAAGTGATAAGATGCTGACTCTCGGGGTTCGCCATTGTTCATGATAGCCAAAAGGGCCTCTGTTTTCGCTGCCCTCACCTCGGCCTCGTCTCGCTTCGTTATTACGATTTTGATATAAACTATCTGAAAGATACAGGTGAGAGTTTTGTTTGCGGTTCATCAACATTGCCAAGACAACGGAGTATATATTCCCAgacttctctctctctctattgTCGGGCACTACATTTGCGTATTCGAAATGTTTGAACAGCTGTTTTCCGGGCAAGCGCAGTTTTCTCTCGCCATTCCCATTCTATAGTTCCGTTGAGTTAGGACCCGAAccctatatacatataacaaCAGCCAGAGCCCAAAATCAGAGTTGATAATCCACGCGAGCGTTGCCTCTGGCTTAGCACATTAAGATCGGAAGAGGGACAGATGACAAATAATTTTGTTATCAGCGCAAGTAGTGAAGACTGGAATAATTGACAAATCTAAATCAAGCCGATcctgaataaaaataaacataatccaACCGGAATGTTAAATATATAGCTGATAATCCGAGGACCCGAAATATCCAGATAGCTTGGCGAGTCTTTAGACTTATCAGCACTTTGAGTGCTACTCTCTAAAATATTTGTagggtatatacatatgtatatgctgtGGCATATATAAGCCTTGATAATAAACCCCTAATCTTGTTAAGACTTTTTATTATGCTTAATTTCTCGAATGGAGTCCATGGAATCGTCAACAGAATTTACCCAAATTAAAATTGGGTCTCGACGAGCACGTAGAAAACCCGCTTTTAGGTGCCAACCCATAACCCATCTAAACTTGATTGCCTGAGAACTTTTGCGATTTCTCGGAAATGTTTTTTCCCAAGCCCGACAATCAATTAGCAATCAACCTTTTTTTAAACGCGTTCATCAGTGTTTGGCGTAGAGTCAACTAAGGCAAACATTGGATCGTTTTTCCATCACAGTTTTAGGTTTTCCGTGAACCCATTGGAACTTAGTTAGAACTGAAAGCGATCTTTAGAACCGGTTCCATGCGGAATTCGCGAAAAACCGGAAAGACAAAAGTTCTCGGGCGCTTTTCAAACGGATTTTCTAACATTCGACGCCATCACTATTACGGTCTAATTGCTTTTCTCACAGAGATGATCATATTATTTGTCCGGCAGTAAATTACATCCAAAGTCGTGTGCAGAATGTCTGGCATTGTTTGTGTCAATTAATATTATTGTAATGCCTATGATGTGCATTTATCATATAGAGAATGAAAATTGCACATAACCTGCCGCTGGCAATGCGAACAGGTTTTCCAGTCTCCTCTGgctaaatttaaacttgaaacTGCCCTTCGGCTAATGGAACTGCTAGAACAACAACGGAAAATCTAAAATAAATCTTAATAGCTAAAAAGCCCATAGCCCGAAATAAATTGCAATGAAATGACAGTTATGTTAAGCATAGATTAACACGGAacagaaaaacagaaataCAGTCGAACTTTCATAACTGGAACAAGCGGGTGCGCTCGTTTCAAACAAACAAGAAATCAAGTTCTGGAGTATTAAGAT is part of the Drosophila sechellia strain sech25 chromosome 3R, ASM438219v1, whole genome shotgun sequence genome and encodes:
- the LOC6617124 gene encoding endothelin-converting enzyme 2 isoform X2, whose amino-acid sequence is MTMEDRNRIWTTGNINHGFFGDNLQQQPLPLQRLQTPGNLSLLSAPIRANGSGNGNATANGHGQNSATESANGKQLPYEPIPPNLIGIQSKFRRSYYHKVVLGGLLALVVILLIAIIVVSLGLKKSSSICRSKECIRTAASLIYAMDEQTDPCEDFYQFTCGRWANEHPRPDSVTSNDWFRERQAHIMRVVREFLRSNITKSEPEAVGKAKTMYRACMDTKLLDKRDLEPLINYLLRFGLPVLPSALNLTLGTGSKYATEAANVKYNWLQTIVSIKQHLTMDLIIGFDVFPDPFNRTINRIALGTPETDSAFPFNNDDSHKMLRKIHRKTIFMQNSDDEDDSEEDRESEEEEAAKQTSTGMTAYLHYVRKVIEKYLLYLDPNVNQEEATLGITELVKQGVRVARKVHELKEEAENMTKPSKNPADDIVYITLQDLQNQTDKNIAPKTLPIWVSYMELILKGTRHAGNIQMTQNLTIITSQADITYLQNIVEYLDDIPASHIESYLFLSTIEELVLHTSSSMRLLHSEYMRVAIGTEGSTPRSLYCANGVNSLLGMAVSYVLADADFTKEKLPKVERMLSDIRRSFDRLVKSTSWMDAATKRKTIQKSAEMKSFIGFPPWLRNGSVLNAYYEGAEVNASTHLENLMVFVHWQMMNKLNEMDKPEPIGWATSPSNVNAFHTFQSNAITVPIAILQYPFYDLGLE
- the LOC6617125 gene encoding uncharacterized protein LOC6617125; this encodes MDRVVGNFENKFKHLVKAESKGMALKLVGFYAVGWTLRKLVK
- the LOC116801799 gene encoding uncharacterized protein LOC116801799, whose translation is MFRSLSVLMFNTSQIETNLFGMADDVYNTIEIFKEAASFEARIGRPYRMISSLIDCLVFMVVALMVVGFIMHDRIMLFTKLARINQRINQEVTVKSKRIRKSKTSDSLPEEDDTVNAVDQSEEDGISVANSEYATDDDIATLQPIDDEDTSKAAMLGTPKWAFKWLATIRNKSFGSIYDGWFR